In Desulfosediminicola ganghwensis, a single window of DNA contains:
- a CDS encoding amino acid ABC transporter permease, producing MDFPITLIVKHLLLGLGWTAGLSLIAFVLGGIVGLLTLLARISDNKFLRILSKAYIEFFQGTPLLMQLFLIFFGIGLLGSDISPLLAATIGLTLFTSAYLAEIWRGSVESITTGQWEAADSLAMSRYQQMRFVILPQALRISIPPTVGFSVQVVKGTAVTSIIGFMEITKTGSMIANATFQPLLVYSLVAVGYFMLCFPLSVYSRHIERSIGCR from the coding sequence ATTGATTTCCCAATAACACTCATTGTCAAACATCTGCTACTCGGTCTCGGCTGGACGGCAGGGCTCTCTCTCATCGCCTTTGTTCTTGGTGGAATAGTCGGGCTCCTCACCCTGCTTGCACGGATCTCAGACAACAAATTTCTTCGCATTTTGTCCAAGGCCTATATTGAGTTTTTCCAGGGAACACCGCTGCTCATGCAGCTCTTTCTCATCTTTTTCGGTATTGGCCTGCTCGGCTCAGACATCTCCCCCCTGCTGGCGGCAACCATCGGGCTGACCCTTTTTACCAGTGCCTATCTTGCCGAAATATGGAGAGGCTCTGTTGAATCAATCACAACAGGGCAATGGGAAGCAGCCGACAGCCTGGCCATGTCGAGATACCAGCAGATGCGGTTTGTCATTCTGCCCCAGGCCTTACGCATTTCCATTCCGCCCACTGTCGGTTTTTCCGTGCAGGTGGTTAAAGGAACCGCTGTCACTTCAATCATCGGCTTTATGGAAATCACCAAAACAGGTTCCATGATCGCCAACGCCACCTTCCAGCCCCTACTGGTCTATTCACTGGTGGCCGTGGGCTATTTCATGCTCTGTTTTCCACTTTCCGTGTATTCCAGACATATCGAAAGGAGCATCGGATGTCGTTAA
- a CDS encoding amino acid ABC transporter permease gives MTYQFSFEPVFTNWLPLLQGAGMTLLLTFLGSLVGVATGILGAVSRGWKLPLLQHIFSIYVESIRNTPFLVQLYFIFFGLPALGIKLSGWEASFIAMALNLGAYSTEIIRSGILAIPSGQIEAAKALALSKYQTFRFIVLKPALKTVWPALCSQIIIVMLGSSVCSQVAAMELTYSANLLQSMTFRAFEIYLCSTIMYLILAILIRKFLHFIGNTFIDRRPA, from the coding sequence ATGACCTATCAATTTTCATTCGAGCCCGTTTTCACCAATTGGCTTCCGCTGCTCCAGGGAGCCGGAATGACCTTGCTGCTCACTTTTCTCGGATCACTGGTCGGCGTGGCTACCGGTATTCTCGGGGCAGTTTCAAGGGGCTGGAAACTCCCCCTGCTTCAGCATATTTTCTCCATCTATGTAGAATCCATCCGTAACACCCCGTTTCTCGTTCAGCTCTACTTCATCTTTTTCGGACTGCCAGCACTCGGCATTAAACTCAGCGGCTGGGAAGCGTCATTTATAGCCATGGCTCTTAACCTCGGAGCCTACTCAACAGAAATCATACGTTCCGGAATCCTTGCTATCCCAAGCGGCCAGATAGAGGCCGCCAAAGCGCTTGCCCTCAGTAAATACCAGACCTTTCGCTTTATCGTGCTCAAACCGGCGCTCAAAACGGTCTGGCCGGCACTGTGCAGTCAGATCATCATCGTCATGCTTGGTTCATCGGTCTGTTCGCAGGTTGCTGCAATGGAACTCACCTATTCCGCCAACCTCCTTCAGTCCATGACCTTCCGGGCCTTTGAGATTTACCTCTGCAGCACCATCATGTACCTGATTCTGGCCATATTGATCCGAAAATTCTTACATTTCATAGGTAACACCTTCATTGACCGGAGGCCAGCGTGA
- a CDS encoding transporter substrate-binding domain-containing protein, giving the protein MKTCIKPGVLTLLTLFITAVLITSPALASDDKLTAIKAAGVLKVAVPQDFPPFGSVGSDMKPAGYDIDTARLIAEKLGVDIKLVPVTSTNRIPYLTTGKVDIIISSLGKNPDRAKVIDFSDAYAPFFNGVFGLKSLDVSGPEDLAGKVIAVTRGSIEDLELTKVAPASLEIKRFEDNASTIAAYKMGQVDLTATGNVVAASLNEKNPAKMLVTKFVMKNSPCYVGIGKEQPSLMAAVNGIIAAAKTDGSLNVISEKWLHNELPTDL; this is encoded by the coding sequence ATGAAAACCTGCATTAAGCCTGGCGTTCTCACCCTGCTCACCCTATTTATCACAGCCGTTCTCATCACCAGCCCTGCCCTGGCAAGCGACGACAAACTCACTGCGATCAAGGCTGCCGGAGTACTTAAAGTAGCAGTACCACAGGATTTTCCACCATTTGGTTCGGTTGGTTCAGACATGAAACCGGCGGGCTATGATATCGACACCGCCAGACTCATCGCCGAAAAACTTGGTGTAGATATTAAACTCGTACCGGTAACCAGCACCAACCGCATCCCATATCTCACAACCGGCAAGGTCGACATAATTATCTCTTCTCTTGGCAAAAATCCGGATCGTGCGAAGGTTATCGATTTCTCAGACGCTTACGCTCCATTTTTTAACGGTGTGTTCGGTCTCAAATCTCTGGATGTCAGCGGCCCTGAGGACTTAGCCGGAAAAGTAATCGCTGTAACCCGCGGGTCCATCGAAGATCTCGAACTGACCAAAGTCGCACCAGCTTCACTTGAGATAAAACGCTTTGAAGACAATGCCTCTACCATTGCCGCTTACAAGATGGGTCAGGTAGATCTGACAGCTACCGGCAATGTCGTCGCCGCTTCTCTTAACGAGAAGAACCCTGCCAAAATGCTGGTAACCAAATTCGTCATGAAAAATTCTCCGTGCTATGTGGGCATTGGCAAAGAGCAGCCAAGCCTCATGGCCGCAGTTAACGGCATCATTGCTGCTGCCAAAACTGACGGTTCCCTGAATGTTATCTCCGAGAAATGGCTCCATAACGAACTCCCTACGGATCTGTAA
- a CDS encoding FadR/GntR family transcriptional regulator — MKRNTNQRDEMQKSKSHKAVEAIREMIASHGWSEGTKLPSQRDLSLALGFSRSTIREAIATMEAGGQLIIEPSRGVFLSRRDQIKMVQSPKAESLPKAQWLGLAGRETQMYQFRLMVEPSVAGLVAQNATDVQLRDLQIMVESMAKAMQEGKLEQFSGLDFNFHGQMLEAANNCFFNLSISPFLDLFHESQKLPFRASEDLGETLVEHERIMDALWRRSPEDASIAMRQHVEGVAARAGVVIPGNSR; from the coding sequence ATGAAGAGAAATACCAATCAGCGTGATGAAATGCAAAAATCAAAAAGCCATAAAGCAGTTGAAGCAATCCGTGAAATGATAGCCAGCCATGGTTGGTCGGAGGGGACAAAATTGCCGTCCCAGCGCGATCTTTCATTGGCGTTGGGATTCAGTCGTTCGACGATCCGTGAAGCGATAGCCACCATGGAGGCTGGCGGGCAACTGATTATAGAGCCGTCCAGAGGGGTGTTTCTGAGCAGGCGTGATCAGATAAAAATGGTTCAATCTCCTAAAGCGGAGTCGCTGCCGAAAGCGCAGTGGCTCGGGTTGGCAGGTCGGGAAACGCAGATGTACCAGTTCCGGCTCATGGTGGAACCTTCAGTGGCAGGATTGGTAGCGCAAAATGCCACCGATGTACAGTTGCGTGATTTACAGATCATGGTTGAGTCGATGGCCAAGGCTATGCAAGAGGGAAAGCTGGAGCAGTTCTCAGGGCTGGACTTCAATTTCCACGGGCAGATGCTCGAGGCCGCAAATAACTGTTTTTTTAATCTTTCGATCTCGCCGTTTCTCGATCTTTTCCATGAAAGCCAGAAGCTTCCTTTTCGTGCCAGTGAAGATCTTGGCGAAACCCTTGTGGAGCATGAGCGGATCATGGATGCGCTCTGGCGGCGGAGCCCGGAGGATGCATCTATCGCTATGCGGCAGCACGTAGAAGGGGTTGCGGCCAGAGCTGGTGTTGTGATACCGGGTAATAGTCGTTAA
- a CDS encoding DNA recombination protein RmuC produces MTQSLSSQLQELSQLLASAPLLVLILILLILIPALVLLVVLILSRNNARYLRDKYFSTQKKLHETNTHVEELEKLTTRQKIREARMIALIRNERRNSSEKLTLLEDARKELRLQFASLAQEIFEEKNSTFTSQSKERLESMLKPFHLQLDSLKSEIQKTYLNDTRERATLKTELQQLQELNRQMSEETTNLTRALKGDKKLQGNWGELILERVLEQSGLRRGVEYETQRGYRDEGNKLFKPDVIIHLPDEKDIIVDSKVSLSAWERYCASEDSSEQTTAMAELAVAIRNHIQTLGSKKYEELKGVRSLDFVLMFMPVEAAYVAAFQHDDNLYTEAFKQKIIIVTPTTLLATLRTIENIWRYEHQNRNSQEIARKAGSLYDKFRGFVEDMEKIGKQLDSCRHTHDSAMNKLCQGRGNLVSQAQQLTEMGVKVKKELPRSITELSASAMEETVKN; encoded by the coding sequence ATGACTCAATCCCTTTCGTCCCAACTTCAAGAACTTTCTCAGCTACTTGCCAGTGCTCCGCTGTTGGTTCTCATCCTGATTCTGCTTATTCTCATTCCGGCCCTGGTACTTTTGGTGGTGCTTATCCTCTCACGAAACAATGCCAGGTATCTGCGTGATAAATATTTCAGCACCCAGAAAAAACTCCACGAAACAAACACCCATGTTGAGGAATTAGAAAAGCTCACCACCAGACAAAAAATCCGTGAAGCGCGGATGATCGCGCTCATTCGGAACGAACGAAGAAATTCTTCAGAAAAACTGACATTGCTCGAAGATGCCCGCAAAGAGTTACGGCTGCAGTTTGCCTCGCTGGCCCAGGAGATTTTCGAAGAGAAAAACTCCACCTTTACCAGCCAGTCGAAAGAGCGGCTGGAGTCGATGCTCAAGCCCTTCCATCTGCAGCTCGATTCACTCAAAAGTGAAATTCAGAAGACCTATTTAAACGATACCCGTGAGCGGGCCACGCTTAAAACAGAACTGCAGCAACTGCAGGAGCTGAACAGACAGATGAGCGAGGAGACCACCAATCTCACCCGCGCCCTGAAAGGTGATAAAAAGCTGCAGGGCAACTGGGGAGAGCTGATTCTGGAGCGGGTGCTGGAACAGTCCGGCCTCAGGCGTGGTGTGGAGTACGAGACTCAGCGCGGCTATCGGGACGAGGGCAACAAACTGTTCAAGCCGGATGTGATCATCCATCTGCCGGATGAGAAGGATATCATCGTCGACTCCAAGGTTTCCCTCTCGGCCTGGGAGCGCTACTGCGCCTCGGAAGACAGCAGCGAGCAGACCACCGCCATGGCAGAGCTGGCGGTTGCCATTCGCAACCATATCCAGACGCTTGGCAGTAAAAAGTATGAAGAGCTTAAAGGAGTGCGCTCTCTCGATTTCGTACTGATGTTCATGCCGGTGGAGGCCGCCTATGTGGCCGCCTTCCAGCACGATGACAACCTCTACACCGAGGCGTTTAAGCAGAAGATCATCATTGTCACTCCCACTACTCTCCTGGCCACTTTGCGTACCATAGAAAACATCTGGCGCTATGAACACCAGAACCGAAATTCACAGGAGATCGCCAGAAAAGCCGGCAGCCTCTACGATAAGTTCCGTGGCTTTGTGGAAGATATGGAAAAAATCGGCAAACAACTGGACAGCTGCCGCCATACCCATGACAGCGCCATGAACAAGCTCTGTCAGGGCCGCGGCAACCTGGTCAGTCAGGCACAGCAACTGACCGAAATGGGTGTGAAGGTCAAAAAGGAATTGCCCCGTTCTATAACAGAACTGTCAGCTTCAGCAATGGAGGAAACCGTTAAAAATTAG
- a CDS encoding arylesterase: MKKGILAIVLVMAGWLGYIFIGGDDDYKIVNIPVSVSRIVCFGDSLTAGVGASKGRDYPARLAEMTGIEVINSGVPGDTTADGLARLQHDVLDLEPSVVLITLGGNDLRKRVDIVTVEAHLTSIVEEIQGTGAMVVLGGLQIPLYGREFSTMYESVARKTGAVLIPNIFKGIFSDRNLMSDSIHPNDGGYEIMTGYFYEALQPYLDFGGEF, translated from the coding sequence ATGAAGAAAGGCATACTGGCAATCGTTCTGGTAATGGCCGGTTGGCTCGGCTACATCTTTATCGGCGGAGATGATGACTATAAAATTGTAAATATACCCGTTTCCGTATCCCGCATTGTCTGCTTTGGCGATAGTTTGACCGCCGGAGTCGGTGCTTCAAAAGGTCGTGATTATCCTGCCCGCCTGGCAGAGATGACCGGGATTGAAGTGATTAATTCCGGAGTGCCGGGGGATACAACGGCGGATGGTCTTGCTCGCCTGCAGCACGATGTGCTGGATTTAGAACCCAGTGTGGTGCTGATCACCCTGGGTGGCAATGATCTGAGAAAGCGGGTCGATATCGTCACAGTTGAAGCACATCTGACCTCTATTGTTGAGGAGATTCAAGGCACTGGGGCAATGGTGGTTCTTGGTGGGTTGCAGATACCACTCTACGGCAGAGAGTTTTCGACGATGTACGAATCCGTCGCCAGAAAGACCGGCGCGGTGCTCATCCCCAATATCTTCAAAGGAATTTTCAGTGATAGAAATCTGATGAGCGACTCGATTCATCCTAATGATGGCGGTTACGAGATTATGACCGGCTATTTTTATGAGGCGTTGCAGCCGTATCTTGACTTCGGCGGGGAATTTTGA
- a CDS encoding DUF190 domain-containing protein, with amino-acid sequence MEGYIVTFFTQQSRGLDGVSVAHWIIDKAKELGIRGATLSSGHEGFGRDGRYHSENFFDLEDRPIQVDLVLTPEESELLFTAIRKKQLSIFYRKTPAEFGNTLDI; translated from the coding sequence ATGGAAGGATATATAGTTACATTTTTTACCCAACAGAGTCGCGGGCTTGATGGGGTATCGGTGGCTCACTGGATTATCGATAAAGCTAAAGAGCTCGGCATCCGCGGTGCCACCCTCTCATCCGGACATGAAGGTTTCGGACGTGATGGCCGCTATCACTCCGAAAATTTTTTCGATCTGGAGGATCGCCCCATACAGGTCGATCTGGTGCTCACACCCGAAGAAAGCGAACTTCTGTTCACAGCTATAAGAAAAAAACAGCTCTCCATTTTTTATCGAAAAACCCCTGCAGAGTTTGGCAACACCTTAGATATCTGA
- a CDS encoding MarR family winged helix-turn-helix transcriptional regulator: MHNEEFMDKVSVIVETDGLLRHYITSVVIKDIKSRISDNRFTSLNSNHIHAALLLKAIAPCALKDFAALMRLSKSAASALVERMVENSLVVRQPNPHNRREILLSVSPDFEEHVVFVRAELANWFASLIEDLGEETFEQWYSVMQQLNTVILQKIRSPHT; the protein is encoded by the coding sequence ATGCATAATGAAGAATTCATGGACAAAGTGTCCGTTATTGTTGAAACAGACGGTTTACTGAGACATTACATCACCTCGGTGGTTATCAAAGACATCAAGTCCCGCATCAGCGACAACAGATTTACCAGTCTCAATAGCAATCATATCCATGCTGCACTGTTGCTCAAGGCAATAGCCCCCTGTGCATTGAAGGATTTTGCCGCACTCATGCGCCTGTCGAAGTCCGCAGCCTCAGCGCTGGTGGAGCGAATGGTTGAAAACAGCCTGGTGGTGCGCCAGCCCAACCCCCACAATCGGCGGGAAATCCTCCTGTCGGTCAGCCCTGACTTCGAAGAACACGTTGTTTTCGTACGTGCGGAACTGGCCAACTGGTTTGCATCTTTGATCGAAGACCTGGGCGAAGAAACCTTCGAGCAATGGTACTCAGTCATGCAGCAGCTCAACACCGTCATCCTGCAAAAAATACGTTCCCCTCACACCTGA